Genomic DNA from bacterium:
CCGGCCGGGCTCTTCGCCGCGCTCCTGCTCGCCGAGGCCGGCTACCGGCCCCTCGTGCTGGAGCGCGGCCGGCCCGTCGAGCGCCGGACGGCCGACGTCGCGGCGCTGCTCGAACGCGGCGCGTTCGATCCCGAGTCCAACGTCGTCTTCGGCGAGGGCGGGGCCGGGACCTTCTCCGACGGCAAGCTCTACACGCTGATCGGCGACCCCCGCCGCCACAAGGTCTTCACCGAACTCGCGGCCTGCGGCGCCCCGGACGAGATCCTCGTCTCGGCGAAGCCGCACATCGGCACGGACCGCCTCCGGCGCGTCGTGCCCGCGCTGCGCGCCCGCATCCTCGCCGCCGGCGGCGAGGTCTTGTTCGAGAGCCGCGTCGCCGACCTGGACGTGGACGGGGACGCGCTGCGCGCCGTCATCCTCGCCGGCGGCGAGCGGGTCCCCGCCGGAGCCGTGGTCGTCGCGGCCGGGCACAGCGCGCGGGACACGTTCGCGATGCTTCACGCCCGCGGCGTGGCGCTCGCGCCGAAGCCGCTGTCCCTCGGCGTGCGCATCGAGCACCTCCAGGGCGCGATCGACCGCGCCCAGCACGGGGCGGCTGCCGGGCACCCGCGGCTCGGCGCGGCCGAGTACAAGCTCGTCCACCACGGCGCCGACGGCCGCTCGGTCTACACCTTCTGCATGTGCCCCGGCGGCGAAGTCGTGCCGGCGGCCTCCGAGGCCGACGGCGTGGTGACCAACGGCATGAGCCGGTTCGCGCGCGACGGCCGCAACGCCAACAGCGCGCTTCTCGTGAGCGTGCTCCCGGAGGACTTCGGCGCCGCCGGCCCGCTCGCCGGGCTGGACTTCCAGCGCCGCTGGGAGCGGGCCGCCTTCATCCTCGGCGGCGGA
This window encodes:
- a CDS encoding FAD-binding protein, whose product is MIRVHEVRLPLDHDEAQIRAALLERLGFAAADLLSWRVARRAVDARRRDRIQIVYQIDVDVADPAALLARAAAGRIEPVPEQRYEAPQPGGERLAARPVVVGSGPAGLFAALLLAEAGYRPLVLERGRPVERRTADVAALLERGAFDPESNVVFGEGGAGTFSDGKLYTLIGDPRRHKVFTELAACGAPDEILVSAKPHIGTDRLRRVVPALRARILAAGGEVLFESRVADLDVDGDALRAVILAGGERVPAGAVVVAAGHSARDTFAMLHARGVALAPKPLSLGVRIEHLQGAIDRAQHGAAAGHPRLGAAEYKLVHHGADGRSVYTFCMCPGGEVVPAASEADGVVTNGMSRFARDGRNANSALLVSVLPEDFGAAGPLAGLDFQRRWERAAFILGGGGHAAPVQRVGDFLARRPSAKVGVVLPTYRPGWRPGDLASCLPAFAAEALRAALPALERRLRGFADGDALLTGVETRSSSPVRVLRDAAGESNVRGLYAAGEGAGYAGGIVSAAVDGLRIAEALIRRYAPPR